In a genomic window of Quercus lobata isolate SW786 chromosome 4, ValleyOak3.0 Primary Assembly, whole genome shotgun sequence:
- the LOC115983713 gene encoding uncharacterized protein LOC115983713 isoform X1 yields MMASTCNRVIGRTFLSSLKSTVKPRLRPSTTSFRSSSSSTTPSTRRFSPFTRNSVSELGGVQSLMPLHSAMATARMTSCLSLDGSSRALSQELGLSVPR; encoded by the exons ATGATGGCTTCCACTTGCAACCGTGTGATCGGCAGAACCTTCCTCTCGTCCCTCAAATCAACCGTTAAACCAAGGCTCCGCCCCTCTACGACGTCGTTTCgctcttcctcttcctcaacCACACCATCCACTCGTCGTTTCTCTCCTTTTACCAg GAATTCGGTATCGGAACTTGGTGGCGTTCAATCTCTGATGCCTCTACACAGCGCCATGGCCACAGCAAGGATGACATCCTGCCTGAGCTTGGACGGAAGTAGCCGAGCTCTCTCACAGG
- the LOC115983713 gene encoding protein NUCLEAR FUSION DEFECTIVE 6, chloroplastic/mitochondrial-like isoform X2: MMASTCNRVIGRTFLSSLKSTVKPRLRPSTTSFRSSSSSTTPSTRRFSPFTRNSVSELGGVQSLMPLHSAMATARMTSCLSLDGSSRALSQDGVDDT, encoded by the exons ATGATGGCTTCCACTTGCAACCGTGTGATCGGCAGAACCTTCCTCTCGTCCCTCAAATCAACCGTTAAACCAAGGCTCCGCCCCTCTACGACGTCGTTTCgctcttcctcttcctcaacCACACCATCCACTCGTCGTTTCTCTCCTTTTACCAg GAATTCGGTATCGGAACTTGGTGGCGTTCAATCTCTGATGCCTCTACACAGCGCCATGGCCACAGCAAGGATGACATCCTGCCTGAGCTTGGACGGAAGTAGCCGAGCTCTCTCACAGG